A genomic segment from Chitinophaga niabensis encodes:
- a CDS encoding branched-chain amino acid transaminase: MYSYYNENTILYFDGAFTKATEAKIDLYGQSLHYGYAVFEGIRAYKTESGEVKIFKAKEHFDRFKRSCELIHIPYKYNNDELIAACYKVLELNNMQEAYIRPLVFCPPNMTLKAATETHLLICAWEWGAYLGEKLLRVMLSSYQRPNPKAFKIESKAAGLYVNSILASQEAKEKGYEEALLLDIDGFVAEGPGANLFYEKDGKIYTPSKGNILPGITRATVIEICGELGIPLIEKQITVEELRQAEAVFYCGTAAEVIGWDSLDGQGFSKPWAASLGKVIQQAYKAKVLEKEFKREAIPA, from the coding sequence ATGTATAGCTATTACAACGAAAACACGATTCTCTACTTTGACGGGGCTTTTACCAAAGCCACCGAAGCCAAAATCGACCTCTATGGTCAATCTCTCCATTATGGATACGCAGTGTTCGAAGGCATCCGTGCTTACAAGACCGAAAGCGGTGAGGTGAAGATCTTTAAAGCCAAAGAACACTTCGACAGGTTCAAGCGTTCCTGCGAACTGATCCATATCCCCTACAAATACAACAACGATGAGTTGATCGCTGCTTGCTATAAAGTATTGGAATTAAACAACATGCAGGAAGCGTACATCCGTCCGTTGGTATTCTGCCCTCCTAACATGACGCTCAAAGCTGCTACAGAAACACATCTGCTGATCTGTGCATGGGAGTGGGGTGCTTACCTGGGTGAGAAACTGCTGCGCGTAATGTTGTCTTCTTACCAGCGTCCGAACCCGAAAGCATTCAAAATAGAATCCAAAGCCGCGGGCTTGTATGTAAACTCCATACTTGCGTCGCAGGAAGCTAAGGAAAAAGGATATGAAGAAGCGCTGCTGCTGGATATCGACGGTTTCGTCGCTGAAGGCCCCGGCGCTAATCTTTTTTATGAGAAAGATGGTAAGATCTACACTCCTTCAAAAGGGAACATCCTCCCGGGTATTACCCGCGCTACCGTTATTGAGATCTGTGGCGAACTGGGTATTCCATTGATTGAGAAACAAATTACCGTGGAAGAGCTCAGGCAGGCAGAGGCGGTCTTCTATTGTGGTACTGCTGCTGAGGTGATCGGATGGGATTCTCTGGACGGTCAGGGCTTCAGCAAACCATGGGCAGCATCTTTAGGAAAGGTCATTCAACAGGCCTACAAAGCAAAAGTCCTCGAAAAAGAATTCAAACGCGAAGCTATTCCAGCTTAG
- a CDS encoding phosphotransferase enzyme family protein — protein sequence MVNAEIVSAFGLNAADYEIKKFGSGHINNTFLLSGQQDQKYILQRINTYVFKEPGIIARNLRLAADFLAKHHPDYLFITPIPTVTGEEMFFFNEEYWRMIPFIPNSTSVDQADTPKQAYEAAREFGKMARLLHGIDLHEFKASIPNFHNLTLRYSAFQEAIRTAKEERKNFAEELIEQCLRYSDIAITFESLKTDPEFGDRLMHHDTKINNVLLNKDTFEGICVCDLDTLMPGKIISDLGDMVRTYVSPVSEEERDFSQISIREDYYEALMKGYLSEVGSTLSQTEKDHLFYAGKFMIYMQGIRFLTDYLNGDVYYPIKYPEHNYNRAKNQLVLLEKLLEKEPKLQAVIDSCL from the coding sequence ATGGTGAATGCTGAAATTGTCAGTGCATTTGGATTGAATGCGGCCGATTACGAAATAAAGAAATTTGGAAGCGGCCATATTAACAATACCTTCCTTTTAAGCGGACAACAGGATCAGAAGTACATCCTTCAAAGGATCAATACCTATGTTTTTAAAGAACCGGGTATAATAGCCCGTAATCTCAGGCTGGCTGCCGATTTTCTGGCAAAACACCATCCGGATTACCTGTTCATCACACCTATTCCCACCGTAACAGGGGAGGAGATGTTCTTTTTTAACGAGGAATATTGGCGGATGATCCCTTTCATTCCCAACTCTACCTCTGTAGATCAGGCAGATACGCCCAAACAGGCGTACGAAGCTGCCCGCGAGTTCGGGAAAATGGCCCGGCTCCTGCATGGTATAGACCTGCATGAGTTCAAAGCCTCCATCCCTAACTTCCATAATCTCACTTTGCGTTATTCCGCCTTCCAGGAGGCTATCCGCACAGCTAAAGAAGAAAGGAAGAACTTCGCGGAAGAGCTGATAGAGCAATGCCTGCGCTACTCAGACATCGCCATTACCTTCGAATCCCTTAAAACGGATCCCGAATTCGGCGACCGCCTGATGCATCACGATACCAAGATCAATAACGTACTGCTGAATAAGGACACCTTTGAAGGCATCTGCGTATGCGACCTGGATACCCTCATGCCCGGCAAGATCATTTCAGACCTGGGAGATATGGTGCGTACCTACGTAAGCCCTGTTTCCGAAGAAGAACGTGATTTCAGCCAGATCAGCATCCGGGAGGACTATTACGAGGCATTAATGAAAGGATACCTCTCTGAAGTGGGCAGCACCCTGTCCCAGACAGAAAAAGACCATCTTTTCTATGCCGGTAAGTTCATGATCTATATGCAGGGCATCCGCTTCCTCACAGACTATCTGAATGGCGATGTATATTATCCCATTAAATACCCGGAACACAACTACAACCGGGCTAAGAACCAGTTAGTACTGCTGGAGAAGCTGTTAGAGAAAGAACCGAAACTACAGGCAGTGATCGATAGCTGCCTGTAA
- a CDS encoding sugar phosphate nucleotidyltransferase: MQPTLLILAAGMASRYGSLKQIQQFGPSGETIIDYSIYDAIRAGFGKIVFIIRDNFAEEFKEIFEPKLKGKVETAYVFQDMNAFVGEHAVPADRTKPWGTAHAVLCAKDAINEPFAVINADDFYGRDAFEKMAEFLKGECAADRYSVVGYELGKTISEYGSVSRGVCEVNGTGNLAGITERTKIYIDNGKIVYEDGDKKVELGPKTPVSMNFWGFAPSVFPVSEKLFDQFLDQKITDPKSEFFIPIVVDQFIASGTGSVKVIPTSSQWFGVTYKEDAPGVQASLSALVNKGEYPDNLWK, encoded by the coding sequence ATGCAACCGACATTATTGATTCTCGCGGCAGGCATGGCCAGCCGTTACGGAAGTTTAAAACAGATCCAGCAGTTTGGCCCCAGTGGAGAAACTATCATTGATTATTCTATCTACGACGCTATCCGCGCGGGTTTTGGCAAGATCGTGTTTATTATACGCGACAACTTTGCAGAAGAGTTTAAAGAGATCTTTGAGCCCAAGCTGAAAGGTAAAGTAGAAACTGCATATGTATTCCAGGACATGAATGCTTTCGTAGGCGAACATGCTGTTCCCGCAGACCGCACAAAACCCTGGGGTACCGCACATGCTGTACTTTGCGCGAAAGACGCTATCAACGAGCCTTTTGCCGTAATCAACGCAGACGACTTCTATGGCCGGGACGCCTTCGAAAAGATGGCTGAATTCCTGAAAGGAGAATGCGCAGCAGACAGGTACAGCGTAGTAGGTTACGAACTGGGTAAAACCATCAGTGAATACGGTTCTGTATCCCGCGGTGTATGCGAAGTGAATGGCACCGGCAACTTGGCTGGCATCACGGAAAGGACCAAGATCTACATCGATAACGGTAAGATCGTATACGAAGACGGCGATAAGAAAGTGGAACTGGGCCCTAAAACCCCTGTATCCATGAACTTCTGGGGTTTTGCACCATCCGTATTCCCGGTAAGCGAAAAACTGTTCGATCAGTTCCTGGACCAGAAGATCACAGATCCTAAATCTGAATTCTTTATTCCTATTGTGGTAGATCAGTTCATTGCCAGCGGTACGGGTTCTGTTAAAGTGATCCCTACCAGCTCACAATGGTTTGGTGTTACTTATAAAGAAGATGCTCCCGGTGTTCAGGCAAGCCTCTCCGCATTAGTAAATAAAGGGGAATACCCGGATAATCTCTGGAAATAA